The Sporomusa termitida genome has a window encoding:
- a CDS encoding YlzJ-like family protein produces MVLWTIMPDEAIFAQDYSPVFEDVEFAGTRMLVEKTADDEYRVVRLLSTDPQDYLRYDIQPGTVFRNDYFR; encoded by the coding sequence ATGGTACTGTGGACCATTATGCCGGATGAAGCTATCTTCGCCCAGGACTATAGTCCTGTTTTTGAAGATGTTGAATTCGCAGGCACAAGAATGCTGGTTGAGAAAACCGCTGATGATGAATATCGGGTCGTACGCCTATTATCAACTGATCCGCAGGATTATCTAAGGTACGATATTCAGCCGGGCACAGTCTTTCGCAATGATTATTTTCGCTAG